In a single window of the Platichthys flesus chromosome 5, fPlaFle2.1, whole genome shotgun sequence genome:
- the LOC133953677 gene encoding kinesin-associated protein 3-like, with product MQDYTHYIKRCVSVGSLEVHPTKKAIVVEYEMEASIQEDSGDVILGEHRGGQKILCVPDLSPSTDVEALARKVVKGCELISSSYLPKVVQLLYYLQNRKSSSGKAKVEKKVEGDVKELPFFEGIELNEEATITKLDEYVDLLYEDLQKKIRGSALILQLARKPDNLPELLHNEAALGALARVLGEDWKQSVELATIIIYIFLCFSKFSHFHEVLRDNGIVTLCMSQVEHELKRHDMWCKELHQENKDGESEPENGSLRRDKGKALRKYQEFRAKHEQLLKLSLNLLFNLAEDTGTERKMRKKGIVGLLVKVLDRDDEEMLVLVVSFLKKLSIFLEKNNDMAKVDIVEQLDRLVPCAHEDLLNLTLHLLLNLCCDSVLRAKMVQVRLLPKLFGLLGDEKNRQILMIILCHISMDDCFKGSFVDAGCTPHLLQMLFECGEEKVEANLISICINLAVNQRNAQLMCEGDGLKMLMKRALNTKDCQLMKMIRNLSKHDGPTKPLFIDYVGDLAAQIHADEEDEWVCDCLGTLSNLTLPYLDWELMLKEYNLLPYLEDRLQPGSAQDDFVLEVVIMIGKVSMNGACAAMLVQSGVIPALCELLAVQQKDDKFVFQIVNVFSQMVFHQDTRDFIIKDTLVPTYLIDMMLDKNVEIGTLCENTLNVIADYDVEWRRKFLKEKFCFQNREWLSVVRFHQVDESETYLKDHERTNSC from the exons atgcaggattacacacacTACATCAAACGCTGTGTGTCCGTTGGCAGTTTAGAGGTTCATCCCACGAAGAAGGCCATCGTTGTGGAATATGAGATGGAGGCGTCCATACAGGAAGACAGCGGAGATGTTATACTGGGTGAACACAGGGGGGGACAAAAAATCCTCTGTGTGCCGGATCTGTCTCCCAGTACAGATGTGGAAGCCTTGGCCAGGAAAGTGGTGAAGGGTTGTGAGCTTATCTCTTCATCCTATTTGCCCAAGGTTGTGCAGCTCCTCTACTACCTGCAGAACAGGAAATCGTCCTCTGGGAAGGCCAAAGTGGAGAAGAAGGTGGAAGGAGATGTGAAAGAGTTGCCTTTCTTTGAAGGAATTGAGTTGAATGAGGAGGCCACTATAACCAAATTGGACGAATACGTGGACTTGCTCTATGAAGACCTCCAAAAGAAGATCAGAGGCTCTGCTCTCATTCTGCAGCTCGCCCGCAAACCTGACAACCTGCCTGAACTGCTGCACAACGAAGCAGCTCTGGGTGCTCTGGCCAGAGTTTTGGGAGAGGACTGGAAACAGAGTGTGGAGCTGGCCACCATTATCATCTACATCTTCTTATGCTTCTCTAAGTTCTCCCACTTCCATGAAGTGCTGAGAGATAATGGAATAGTTACGTTGTGTATGAGTCAGGTGGAACATGAACTGAAGAGACATGACATGTGGTGTAAGGAGCTGCACCAGGAAAATAAAGATGGCGAATCAGAACCAGAGAACGGTTCTCTCAGAAGAGACAAAGGAAAAGCTCTGAGGAAATACCAAGAGTTTCGGGCTAAACATGAGCAACTGCTCAAATTGTCTCTTAACCTCCTGTTTAACCTCGCCGAGGACACCGGTACAGAgaggaaaatgaggaaaaaaggTATTGTTGGTCTGCTGGTGAAAGTTCTTGATCGAGATGATGAGGagatgctggtgctggtggtttCATTCCTGAAAAAACTGTCCATCTTCTTGGAGAAAAACAACGACATGGCCAAGGTGGACATTGTAGAGCAACTGGATCGCCTGGTTCCCTGTGCCCACGAGGATCTGTTAAACCTGACTCTGCACCTGCTGTTAAATCTCTGCTGCGACTCTGTGCTCCGAGCCAAGATGGTGCAGGTCAGACTGCTACCTAAACTGTTTGGCTTGTTGGGTGATGAGAAGAACCGTCAGATACTGATGATTATCCTGTGTCACATCAGCATGGACGACTGCTTCAAGGGCAGCTTTGTTGACGCTGGCTGCACACCTCATCTCCTGCAGATGCTGTTTGAGTGCGGTGAGGAGAAAGTTGAAGCCAACCTGATCTCCATCTGCATCAACCTGGCTGTGAACCAGAGGAACGCACAACTCATGTGTGAAGGGGATGGGCtgaagatgctgatgaagagAGCTCTGAATACGAAAGACTGtcagctgatgaagatgatcagAAACCTCTCAAAACACGATGGACCAACCAAACCCCTGTTCATCGACTATGTGGGTGACCTGGCAGCACAGATCCATGCAGATGAAGAGGACGAGTGGGTGTGTGACTGCCTGGGGACGCTGTCCAACCTCACCCTCCCATACCTGGACTGGGAGTTGATGCTGAAAGAGTACAACCTGCTCCCTTACCTCGAGGACAGACTCCAACCAGGCTCAGCACAGGATGACTTCGTCCTAGAAGTGGTGATTATGATTGGAAAGGTTTCCATGAATGGTGCCTGTGCCGCCATGTTGGTTCAGTCCGGCGTCATCCCTGCCCTTTGCGAGCTGCTGGCTGTTCAACAGAAGGACGACaagtttgtgtttcagattgtCAACGTCTTCAGTCAGATGGTTTTTCACCAGGACACACGAGACTTCATCATCAAGGACACGCTTGTTCCAACCTACCTGATAGACATGATGCTGGACAAGAATGTTGAGATCGGAACCCTGTGTGAAAACACCCTCAATGTTATTGCTGATTACGAtgtggagtggaggaggaagttcCTCAAAGAGAAGTTCTGTTTCCAGAACAGAGAGTGGTTGTCGGTTGTTC GGTTTCATCAGGTTGATGAGTCTGAAACATATCTCAAGGATCATGAGAGAACCAATAGCTGCTAG